Proteins from one Salmo salar chromosome ssa07, Ssal_v3.1, whole genome shotgun sequence genomic window:
- the LOC106609111 gene encoding GRAM domain-containing protein 4 isoform X3 yields MAAAFQDFQRSESDRLNEMKGHLEIALLEKHFLQEELRKLREETNVEKIKEELERERGKRIDLELRMNEVLKSSLEDSPPQPARKPPSPTPAANGKDTDKEKPPQGETLYLRAWRWLYDRVGVYIEDFRFVPEENTVEAEEPLSAKRLTENMRRLKRGARPVTNFMRNLSALSNWHSVYTSAISFIIYMNAAWHGWAIPMFLFLAILRLSLNYLIAKGWRIQWSIVPDITDPIEPSKDDLTVSEKFQLVLDVAQKAQNLFGKMADVLEKIKNLFMWVQPEITQKLYISLWVAFLSSCILPFKLVGFMIGLYAGIKFFIIDFLFKSCPKLRDKYDTPHIDWNNLPTDPQLKERTNATMSRRLSGSEKIQPVVARGSLATVPCGVNLDGDSARIHSTKKGAFHEIFNVSENERPLPVCDNGWRCCLINRDRKMPTDYIRNGMLYVTENYLCFESSSSKSAASKKNKVIKLVDITDIQKYKVLSVLPGSGMGISIATPSTQKPLVFGAMIHRDEAFEAIFTQYMKIITTSRPPSGSPEL; encoded by the exons aaGAGGAGTTGAGGAAGCTACGAGAGGAAACCAACGTGGAGAAGATAAAggaagagctggagagagagagggggaagagaatcGACCTCGAACTGAGGATGAACGAGGTGCTaaaatccag TTTGGAAGACTCGCCGCCACAGCCTGCCCGTAAACCCCCGTCTCCAACGCCTGCTGCCAATGGCAAAGACACAG ACAAAGAGAAGCCGCCACAGGGGGAGACCCTGTACTTGCGGGCGTGGAGGTGGCTCTACGACAGGGTGGGGGTCTACATAGAAGACTTCCGCTTCGTCCCGGAGGAGAACACTGTGGAGGCTGAGGAACCGCTAAGTGCTAAAAG gctaaCAGAAAACATGAGGCGACTCA AGCGAGGAGCCAGACCTGTAACTAACTTCATGAGGAACCTCTCAGCCTTATCCAACTGGCACTCTGTATACACCTCCGCTATTTCCTTCATA ATCTACATGAATGCTGCATGGCATGGCTGGGCCATCCCCATGTTCCTCTTCTTGGCCATCCTGAGGCTCTCCTTGAATTACCTCATTGCTAA AGGTTGGAGGATTCAGTGGAGCATTGTGCCGGATATTACGGATCCTATA GAACCGTCAAAGGATGACTTGACTGTGTCTGAAAAGTTCCAGTTAGTGCTTGATGTTGCACAAAAAGCACAG AATCTTTTTGGTAAGATGGCGGATGTTTTGGAGAAAATAAAGAA cctgTTCATGTGGGTGCAGCCTGAGATCACTCAGAAGCTCTACATAAGCCTGTGGGTTGCCTTTCTTTCCTCCTGCATACTGCCCTTTAAACTCGTGGGCTTCATGATTG gaCTGTATGCAGGGATCAAATTCTTCATCATAGACTTCTTGTTTAAGAGCTGTCCCAAGCTGAGGGACAAATATGACACACCTCACATCGACTGGAACAacctaccaactgatccacagcTGAAGGAGAGGACCAACGCTACAATGTCCCGACGG ctgtctggGTCTGAGAAG aTTCAGCCTGTGGTGGCAAGAGGTAGCTTAGCAACGGTCCCATGCGGTGTAAACCTGGATGGTGACAGCGCCAGGATTCATAGCACCAAGAAGGGAGCCTTTCATGAGATCTTCAACGTCTCAGAGAATGAGCGCCCTCTACCAG tgtgtGACAATGGGTGGAGGTGCTGCCTCATCAACAGAGACCGGAAGATGCCAACAGACTACATTCGAAACGGCATGCTCTACGTTACAGAGAA ttATCTGTGCTTCGAGAGCTCCAGTTCCAAATCGGCGGCCTCCAAGAAGAATAAGGTCATTAAGCTGGTGGACATCACAGATATCCAGAAG TACAAAGTGCTGTCTGTCTTACCTGGGTCTGGAATGGGAATCTCCATAGCCACTCCCTCCACACAGAAG CCTCTGGTGTTTGGTGCCATGATCCATCGAGACGAGGCCTTCGAGGCGATCTTCACCCAGTACATGAAAATCATTACCACCTCCAGACCACCCTCGGGCAGCCCTGAGCTGTAG